Proteins from a genomic interval of Desulfofustis limnaeus:
- a CDS encoding lmo0937 family membrane protein has product MLITLAVVLVILWLLGFVSSYTMGGLIHILLIVALVAIVLQVVQGRRA; this is encoded by the coding sequence ATGCTTATAACATTGGCAGTAGTTCTGGTTATCCTCTGGCTTTTGGGGTTTGTCTCCTCTTACACCATGGGCGGTCTCATCCATATTCTCTTGATTGTTGCGCTCGTAGCGATCGTGCTCCAGGTGGTTCAGGGGAGACGAGCATAG
- a CDS encoding hybrid sensor histidine kinase/response regulator has protein sequence MALVKARVRYFDLYDVAPIGYCTLNAKGLITEANKTIASLLGVAQAELIERPLSHFILKQDQDIYYLFSKPFFKSVAAVQRGQGRTRGDPYSESSTCELRMVKKDQAAFWVSLKMSAVHWAEQQFEFRVTLSDISDRKRAEERQVDLDVQQKQIQKAESLQRMAGAIAHLFNNQLYVVMGNLEMALDDLVGSPTVRSKLVNAIRAARRSSEVSGLMLTYLGHNAGEAESIDLSAMCLDSLSRIQRYIPDHVAIETDLSFPGPVVKANTSQLQQVLIQLITNGWEAIGDRIGRIRITTKTINASEIPKSHIAPAEWRCVAEIFACLEISDTGCGISGEEMDKIFDPFFSTKFTGRGLGLAVATGLAKAWNGMIGVESTVGKGSVFRFCLPLVNDGEPLLAEQLPEPWDFKKTAKTVLVVDDDYIVRTLTVAVLERLGLSVHAAAGGKEAIALFQRHQGKIDCLITDLCMPDMDGWETLSAVRKIQADLPVILSSGYDEAKAMSGYHSEHIQAFLHKPYSLDDVREVLGRILGLQNSVSPVPVT, from the coding sequence GTGGCACTTGTTAAGGCACGGGTACGCTATTTTGATCTCTATGACGTGGCACCGATCGGTTATTGCACCCTCAATGCCAAAGGGTTGATCACGGAAGCCAATAAAACCATTGCCTCCCTGTTGGGCGTGGCGCAGGCCGAATTGATTGAACGGCCGCTATCCCACTTCATTCTCAAGCAAGACCAGGACATCTATTATCTGTTCAGCAAGCCGTTTTTCAAATCTGTTGCCGCCGTTCAGCGAGGCCAAGGGCGGACACGCGGGGATCCGTATTCTGAGTCGTCAACCTGCGAACTGAGAATGGTAAAAAAGGACCAAGCGGCTTTCTGGGTGAGCCTGAAGATGAGCGCTGTTCACTGGGCCGAGCAGCAGTTCGAATTCCGAGTGACCCTCAGTGACATCTCCGATCGCAAACGGGCGGAAGAAAGACAAGTTGATCTCGATGTTCAGCAGAAACAGATCCAGAAAGCAGAAAGCCTGCAGCGCATGGCCGGGGCAATCGCCCATCTGTTCAACAATCAGCTTTATGTCGTGATGGGCAATCTGGAGATGGCTCTTGATGATCTGGTGGGCAGCCCCACGGTGCGATCAAAACTCGTCAATGCCATTCGTGCCGCGCGCCGCTCGTCAGAGGTAAGCGGTTTGATGCTGACCTATCTCGGCCACAATGCTGGTGAAGCGGAAAGCATCGATCTCTCGGCCATGTGCCTCGATAGCCTCTCCCGGATTCAACGTTACATACCCGATCATGTTGCCATTGAGACCGATCTGAGCTTTCCCGGCCCCGTTGTCAAAGCCAATACAAGCCAGCTCCAGCAGGTACTGATTCAATTAATTACCAACGGTTGGGAAGCCATCGGCGATCGTATCGGCCGGATCAGGATAACCACCAAGACCATCAATGCTTCCGAAATCCCGAAGTCTCATATCGCGCCTGCCGAGTGGCGTTGTGTCGCCGAGATTTTCGCCTGCCTGGAGATATCCGATACGGGTTGTGGAATCAGTGGGGAGGAGATGGATAAGATCTTCGATCCTTTTTTTTCAACCAAGTTTACCGGAAGAGGCCTGGGATTGGCCGTCGCGACAGGGCTGGCCAAGGCATGGAACGGCATGATCGGTGTGGAAAGCACGGTTGGCAAGGGGAGCGTCTTCCGGTTCTGCCTCCCGCTGGTTAACGACGGTGAACCCCTGCTGGCAGAGCAATTGCCGGAACCCTGGGACTTCAAGAAGACCGCCAAGACCGTTTTGGTTGTTGATGACGATTACATCGTGCGCACGTTGACCGTGGCCGTCCTGGAGCGTCTCGGTCTTTCAGTTCACGCGGCGGCTGGAGGCAAAGAGGCCATCGCTCTTTTTCAACGACATCAAGGTAAGATCGATTGCCTGATCACGGATCTGTGTATGCCTGATATGGATGGTTGGGAAACCCTCTCAGCTGTGCGGAAAATTCAAGCCGATCTGCCGGTAATCCTGTCCAGCGGCTACGACGAAGCCAAAGCGATGAGTGGATATCATTCCGAACACATTCAAGCTTTTTTGCACAAACCATATTCACTCGACGATGTACGGGAGGTCCTCGGTCGAATACTGGGACTGCAAAACAGCGTCTCGCCTGTACCGGTAACGTGA
- a CDS encoding CsbD family protein, which produces MYTEQHANGGEQMKSGTRDKVEGTMHQVKGAIKEAAGKATDSREMEIEGKIENLDGKIQKKVGQIKTIVEK; this is translated from the coding sequence ATGTACACCGAACAACACGCGAACGGAGGGGAGCAGATGAAATCCGGCACACGAGACAAAGTGGAAGGTACGATGCATCAGGTGAAAGGCGCAATCAAAGAGGCTGCCGGCAAAGCGACCGACAGCCGTGAAATGGAAATCGAAGGAAAGATCGAAAATCTGGACGGAAAAATCCAGAAGAAGGTCGGTCAGATAAAAACGATAGTGGAGAAGTAG
- a CDS encoding ADP-ribosylglycohydrolase family protein, with protein sequence MHNKALVLASLVADSLALGAHWIYDTDKIEQAFGTIRSLQSPLPDSYHRTRKKGHFTHYGDQTLLLLRSIVNHDGFSLENFASDWREYMQGYNGYLDKASKETLANLEQGMSPQQCGSTSADLGGAARIAPLVYRYQHHPDQLLVTVREQTAFTHNNPAVLAGAEALAKIAVKVLQGLRPMEAVEETLEEGVNDLDLDLKIRAGLDSAGEDTKKTIKRFGQTCVISSALPGVIHLIATYEKDLETALTENVMAGGDSAARGLAAGMILGAHVGIKAIPLEWLGDMRAYDTIMEMLEEERPVDDEG encoded by the coding sequence ATGCACAACAAAGCACTCGTTCTGGCATCGCTCGTCGCTGATTCGCTGGCTCTCGGAGCCCACTGGATCTACGATACCGACAAAATCGAACAGGCCTTCGGCACCATCCGATCGTTACAGAGCCCGCTGCCCGACTCCTATCATCGCACCCGCAAGAAGGGCCATTTCACCCACTACGGCGACCAGACCCTGCTGTTGCTTCGCTCCATCGTCAACCATGACGGCTTTTCGCTCGAAAACTTCGCCTCGGATTGGCGGGAATACATGCAGGGCTACAACGGCTACCTGGACAAAGCCAGCAAGGAAACACTGGCCAACCTGGAGCAAGGGATGTCACCCCAGCAGTGTGGTTCGACCTCGGCCGACCTGGGCGGCGCGGCCCGGATCGCCCCCCTGGTCTACCGTTATCAGCACCATCCCGACCAGCTGCTGGTCACGGTGCGCGAACAGACCGCCTTCACCCACAACAACCCGGCGGTGCTGGCCGGGGCCGAGGCCCTGGCCAAAATTGCCGTCAAAGTCCTGCAAGGCCTGCGGCCGATGGAGGCTGTCGAAGAGACGCTGGAGGAAGGGGTCAACGATCTGGATCTGGACCTGAAAATCCGGGCCGGCCTCGACTCGGCCGGCGAGGACACGAAAAAGACCATCAAGCGCTTCGGTCAGACCTGCGTCATCTCCTCGGCGCTACCCGGGGTCATCCACCTGATCGCCACCTACGAGAAGGACCTGGAGACCGCCCTGACGGAAAACGTCATGGCCGGCGGCGATTCGGCAGCACGCGGGCTGGCGGCGGGAATGATCCTCGGCGCCCACGTCGGCATCAAGGCCATCCCGCTCGAGTGGCTCGGCGACATGCGGGCCTACGACACCATCATGGAGATGCTGGAAGAGGAACGGCCGGTGGACGACGAGGGGTGA
- a CDS encoding DUF1847 domain-containing protein, translated as MSEVYPQCARCPYKPADRLCRNENGKAPDFCPTRNLPELCRRSLDEYESRPEVKEFARQASIQEGDGYLHRELGYDRVRPGKTRIEEVMEFAARMNYRRLGLAFCIGLRNEAKAVEQLIVSRGFEMVSAICKVGRTDKQLIGVEKQQQIDSQVCEAMCNPILQAMVLNDQQTDFNILLGLCVGHDSMFFMYSKAPCTVLAVKDRVLGHNPLAAVYNLDSYYRSLK; from the coding sequence GTGAGTGAAGTATACCCGCAATGTGCCCGTTGTCCCTACAAGCCGGCCGACCGTCTCTGCCGCAACGAGAACGGCAAGGCCCCCGATTTCTGCCCGACCCGCAACCTGCCGGAACTGTGCCGCCGCAGTCTTGATGAATATGAGAGCAGACCGGAGGTCAAGGAATTCGCCCGTCAGGCCTCCATCCAGGAAGGGGATGGCTATCTGCATCGGGAACTCGGCTACGACCGGGTCCGTCCCGGCAAGACCCGCATCGAAGAGGTGATGGAGTTCGCCGCCCGGATGAACTATCGCCGTCTCGGCTTGGCTTTTTGTATCGGCCTGCGCAACGAGGCGAAAGCGGTCGAACAGCTGATCGTCTCCCGGGGCTTCGAGATGGTCTCGGCAATCTGCAAGGTGGGGCGCACCGACAAGCAACTGATCGGTGTCGAAAAACAGCAACAGATCGATTCGCAGGTCTGTGAGGCGATGTGCAATCCGATCCTGCAGGCCATGGTGCTCAACGACCAGCAGACCGATTTCAACATCCTGCTCGGTCTCTGCGTCGGCCATGACTCGATGTTCTTTATGTACAGCAAGGCGCCGTGCACGGTCCTGGCGGTCAAGGACCGAGTGCTCGGCCACAACCCGTTGGCTGCCGTCTACAACCTGGACAGCTACTACCGGAGCCTGAAATAG
- a CDS encoding ACT domain-containing protein, producing MNKNRGETDLRRLLAELQPALRPETYTFCSLPTLPDAWSELEPFAVIRETEGWTLIIPEARATAAGIGYNTCFRCITLTVHSSLIGVGLTAAVSGALAERGISVNVVAAFYHDHLFVPADQAEQAREVLLSLSSPTSR from the coding sequence ATGAACAAGAACCGGGGAGAAACCGATCTGCGCCGGCTGCTGGCCGAACTGCAGCCGGCGCTGCGTCCGGAAACTTACACATTCTGCAGTCTACCGACCCTTCCCGACGCCTGGAGCGAGCTTGAACCGTTTGCCGTTATTCGGGAAACGGAGGGGTGGACGCTGATTATCCCCGAAGCGCGAGCCACAGCCGCCGGAATCGGGTATAATACGTGTTTTCGTTGCATCACCCTGACGGTTCACTCCAGTCTCATCGGTGTCGGGCTGACGGCGGCGGTGTCCGGGGCCCTGGCGGAACGGGGGATCAGCGTCAACGTGGTGGCTGCCTTTTACCACGATCATCTGTTCGTTCCCGCCGATCAGGCCGAACAGGCCCGGGAAGTGCTGTTGTCCCTGTCTTCTCCGACGAGCAGGTGA
- a CDS encoding anion transporter, protein MTALIIFVVAYAGIALGKVPGLMIDRVGVALLGAIAMVVWQVVSIEEAFAAIDLPTILLLYSLMIVSAQLRLGGFYTWVAQRIVVGSAHPRRFLLVIMLVGGVLSAVLANDIVCFALTPILALALIEARLNPMPYLLALAVASNIGSAATIIGNPQNMLIGQTGQLDFLAFFSWCAPPALASMVVSYLIILLLFRRSLRLAAATPLNTADEPGRPFDRWQSTKGLVAVVVLIGLFFTPLPREISAIGVAGLLLCSRKMKTRDITGLVDWHLITLFCALFVIIHGISRGGLLVEIIDHLRAVGIDLASPSILTGVSVLLSNLFSNVPAVMLLLGFLDPAQPEQWYVLAVSSTFAGNLFLLGSIANLIVVEQAARYHIRISVLQHALVGIPVTIASLAVLLGWLALLHGMRP, encoded by the coding sequence GTGACCGCCTTGATCATCTTCGTTGTCGCCTATGCCGGGATCGCTCTCGGCAAGGTGCCCGGTCTGATGATCGACCGGGTCGGAGTGGCGCTGCTCGGCGCCATCGCCATGGTGGTCTGGCAGGTGGTCTCCATCGAGGAGGCGTTTGCCGCCATCGATCTGCCGACGATCCTGCTGCTCTACTCGTTGATGATTGTTTCCGCGCAGCTCCGCCTGGGCGGCTTCTACACCTGGGTGGCCCAGCGGATCGTCGTCGGCTCCGCCCACCCCAGGCGCTTTCTGCTGGTGATCATGCTGGTCGGTGGCGTCCTCTCGGCGGTGCTGGCCAACGACATCGTCTGTTTTGCGCTTACCCCGATCCTTGCCCTGGCGCTGATCGAGGCGCGTCTCAACCCGATGCCGTACCTGCTGGCCTTGGCGGTGGCGAGCAATATCGGCTCCGCCGCCACCATTATCGGCAACCCGCAGAACATGCTGATCGGCCAGACCGGTCAGCTCGACTTCCTCGCGTTCTTCTCCTGGTGTGCCCCGCCGGCTTTGGCCAGCATGGTCGTCTCCTATCTGATCATTCTCTTGTTGTTTCGACGCAGTTTGCGCTTGGCTGCAGCAACACCATTGAACACTGCCGATGAGCCGGGACGACCGTTTGACCGCTGGCAGAGCACAAAAGGGCTGGTGGCAGTGGTGGTACTGATCGGGTTGTTCTTCACGCCGCTGCCCCGTGAGATCTCCGCCATCGGCGTTGCCGGTCTGTTGCTGTGCAGCCGCAAGATGAAGACCCGGGACATCACCGGCCTGGTCGACTGGCATCTGATCACCCTGTTTTGTGCCCTCTTTGTCATTATCCATGGGATCTCCCGGGGCGGCCTGCTGGTCGAGATCATCGATCACCTGCGGGCCGTCGGAATTGATCTGGCCAGCCCGTCGATTTTGACCGGGGTCTCGGTGCTGCTCAGCAACCTGTTCAGCAACGTGCCGGCGGTGATGCTGCTGCTCGGCTTTCTCGACCCGGCGCAGCCGGAACAATGGTATGTCCTGGCCGTATCCAGCACCTTTGCCGGCAACCTCTTTCTGTTGGGCAGTATCGCCAACCTGATTGTGGTGGAGCAGGCGGCCCGTTACCACATTCGCATCTCTGTGCTGCAACATGCCCTGGTCGGGATACCGGTGACGATTGCCTCACTGGCGGTGTTGCTCGGCTGGCTGGCGCTGCTGCACGGGATGAGACCGTAG
- a CDS encoding serine hydrolase — translation MFRILLPLFICVFFPWRLSLAAPAYDVIYVWDDSLDNALDYQNQLAELLGDEVARKLRVVRHEDGRFGVIYDHNGTALTAAQVMVQHSEILRNAEFSECLAIEDRGYDELFNVSYGLGPNLDALKKRYDTVYRILGAEVGSSLFIEQTDAGNYTLIYRRRGDRSSTHSVAKKHAKMLKRYKVSTTIIAENNNPVVFGEASMLDDQSTGRQSAQTASATAEQPPATPEPSVPAETKQVPASPPVVAGEKKPVIETVYKAPVAGEVVRPGDAVDQELSRSIEQLIGDIRRQGRLSGEERTGWMVYDLENDKNLVAINADQVFQAASMIKPFIALAFFHQAARGEVPYGPKTKQNMELMIQRSNNAATNWVMKAAGGPEKVNRILKSEYGSIFRHTSIVEYIPPGGRTYLNSASPSDYVRFLQQLWRDNLPHSKEIRRLMSLPKRDRLYHGTPIPRGTLVYGKTGSTAHLCGDMGILVLRGTNGKSYPYALVGVIERATRAKDYGNWMLTRGNVIRKVSTVVYQTLKKRYPLR, via the coding sequence ATGTTTCGTATTCTTCTTCCTTTATTCATCTGTGTGTTTTTTCCCTGGCGTTTGTCTCTGGCGGCTCCGGCGTACGATGTGATCTACGTCTGGGACGACAGCCTGGACAATGCCCTCGATTACCAGAACCAACTGGCGGAGTTGCTCGGTGACGAAGTGGCCCGCAAGCTGCGGGTCGTCCGTCACGAGGATGGGCGGTTCGGGGTCATCTACGATCACAACGGCACGGCGCTAACGGCTGCCCAGGTGATGGTCCAGCACAGTGAGATCCTGCGGAATGCCGAGTTCTCCGAGTGTCTGGCGATCGAGGATCGTGGCTATGACGAGCTGTTCAACGTCAGCTACGGGCTGGGGCCAAACCTGGACGCCTTGAAAAAGAGGTACGATACCGTCTATCGGATACTGGGGGCCGAAGTCGGCAGCAGCCTCTTCATCGAGCAGACCGATGCCGGCAATTACACGCTCATTTATCGGCGTCGTGGCGATCGTTCTTCAACCCACTCGGTGGCCAAGAAGCATGCCAAGATGTTGAAGCGGTACAAGGTGTCGACCACCATCATTGCCGAGAACAACAATCCGGTGGTCTTCGGTGAGGCGAGCATGCTCGACGACCAAAGCACCGGTCGGCAATCGGCCCAAACGGCGTCGGCAACGGCCGAGCAGCCGCCGGCCACGCCGGAGCCAAGCGTACCTGCTGAAACGAAGCAGGTACCAGCCTCGCCACCGGTTGTGGCTGGAGAAAAGAAACCGGTGATTGAGACGGTGTACAAGGCACCGGTGGCCGGCGAGGTGGTGCGACCAGGCGATGCGGTCGACCAGGAACTCTCCCGCTCCATCGAACAGCTTATCGGTGACATTCGCCGGCAAGGAAGACTTTCCGGGGAGGAGCGGACCGGCTGGATGGTCTACGACTTGGAAAACGATAAAAACTTGGTGGCCATCAACGCCGATCAGGTCTTTCAGGCGGCGAGCATGATCAAGCCGTTCATCGCGCTGGCCTTTTTCCACCAGGCAGCCCGAGGCGAAGTGCCCTATGGGCCGAAGACCAAACAGAATATGGAGCTGATGATCCAGCGCAGCAACAACGCGGCCACCAACTGGGTCATGAAGGCGGCCGGCGGCCCGGAGAAGGTCAATCGGATCCTGAAAAGCGAATACGGCAGCATCTTTCGCCATACCTCCATCGTTGAATATATCCCGCCGGGCGGCAGGACCTATCTGAACAGCGCTTCGCCGTCCGATTATGTCCGTTTTCTGCAGCAGTTGTGGCGCGACAACCTGCCGCATAGCAAAGAGATTCGTCGTCTGATGTCGCTGCCGAAACGGGACCGGCTCTATCATGGCACACCGATCCCCCGGGGCACCCTGGTCTATGGCAAGACCGGCTCCACGGCCCACCTCTGCGGCGATATGGGGATCCTGGTGTTGCGCGGGACCAACGGTAAGAGTTACCCGTATGCCCTGGTCGGCGTCATCGAGCGAGCCACCCGGGCCAAGGACTACGGTAATTGGATGCTGACTCGCGGCAATGTCATCCGCAAGGTGTCAACCGTGGTCTATCAGACCTTGAAGAAGCGGTATCCGTTGCGCTGA
- a CDS encoding M15 family metallopeptidase, producing the protein MKFFSTTDTAPSSCSKVARWSCSAVYVFVIATLLSLLSSATQSRAAEIGAREPAAIDRTGIETLIIDGKHYLIPPPWAGHRMAVPSLPAGSFRLIPREHAYNGTTVHIHVSAFAPLLAMLRQARIDGIDLQVESGYRSERYQRLIFSRMLAAGRDFDDIIRFVAPPGYSQHHLGTAVDFYPSDWRFAATADYAWLQDNAARFCFEQTYPQDNAEGMPWEAWHWNYAGTGDPAKDAMTRGQPQGRCAEMTAIEETARENDGQP; encoded by the coding sequence ATGAAGTTTTTCTCCACCACAGATACCGCGCCCTCCTCTTGCTCGAAGGTGGCCAGATGGTCATGTTCAGCCGTTTATGTCTTTGTCATCGCCACCCTGCTCTCGCTGCTTTCGTCGGCAACACAATCTCGAGCAGCCGAGATCGGCGCCCGGGAACCGGCAGCAATCGACCGAACCGGGATCGAGACCCTGATCATCGATGGCAAACACTATCTCATCCCGCCGCCGTGGGCCGGTCACCGAATGGCTGTCCCCTCCCTGCCCGCCGGTTCCTTTCGGCTGATTCCTCGGGAACATGCGTACAACGGCACCACGGTGCATATTCATGTCTCAGCGTTTGCCCCGCTGTTGGCGATGCTGCGCCAGGCACGCATCGATGGTATCGATCTGCAGGTGGAATCCGGTTATCGCAGCGAACGCTATCAGCGCTTGATCTTTTCCCGGATGTTGGCGGCAGGCCGGGACTTTGACGATATCATCCGCTTTGTGGCGCCCCCCGGTTATTCGCAACACCACCTCGGAACCGCTGTCGACTTTTATCCAAGCGACTGGCGCTTCGCCGCCACTGCCGATTACGCCTGGTTACAGGACAATGCCGCCCGTTTCTGCTTTGAGCAGACCTACCCCCAGGACAATGCAGAGGGAATGCCCTGGGAAGCTTGGCACTGGAATTATGCGGGTACTGGCGACCCGGCAAAAGACGCTATGACGCGCGGCCAACCCCAGGGAAGGTGCGCGGAGATGACTGCCATCGAAGAGACGGCGAGAGAAAATGACGGCCAACCCTAG
- a CDS encoding FadR/GntR family transcriptional regulator, with the protein MEDNVFRAIEQKKVSAQIIDQVKTLIASGKLKPGDALPPERELMKVFNVSRPTLREALNALSTMGFVKMAQRQRTRVRSLVPSNITEPLHRLLKEDMSTSLELIESRTIIERGNARLAARRATDADIAKLERCLVSMRAKLEAHDSVTEDDAEFHIAIAEAAHNKIQTHLMFSIYDLLKEKVGLCYMNDEKMAILDQHQSIVEAIKARDEQQALTRMEEHLSYVESLLNRLIAKESSVKQ; encoded by the coding sequence ATGGAAGATAACGTTTTTCGAGCTATAGAACAAAAAAAGGTTTCGGCGCAGATCATCGATCAGGTGAAGACCCTGATTGCCAGCGGCAAGCTTAAGCCGGGCGATGCATTACCGCCGGAACGGGAGTTGATGAAGGTCTTCAACGTCAGCCGACCGACCCTGCGCGAGGCGCTGAATGCCCTGTCGACCATGGGGTTTGTCAAAATGGCCCAACGCCAGCGGACCAGAGTGCGGTCCCTGGTGCCGTCCAATATCACCGAGCCGTTGCATCGGCTGTTGAAGGAGGACATGAGCACGTCGTTGGAACTGATCGAATCGCGCACCATTATCGAGCGCGGCAATGCCCGGCTGGCGGCGCGCCGCGCCACCGATGCCGACATCGCCAAACTGGAGCGCTGCCTGGTATCCATGCGTGCAAAACTGGAAGCTCATGACAGCGTTACCGAGGATGATGCCGAGTTTCATATCGCCATCGCCGAGGCGGCTCACAACAAGATCCAGACCCATTTGATGTTTTCCATCTACGATCTGCTCAAGGAAAAGGTCGGACTGTGCTACATGAACGATGAAAAGATGGCGATCCTCGATCAGCATCAATCCATCGTCGAGGCGATCAAGGCTCGGGACGAGCAACAGGCCCTGACCAGAATGGAAGAGCACCTTTCTTACGTGGAATCGTTGCTCAACCGGCTCATTGCCAAAGAATCCTCGGTCAAACAATAG